The following DNA comes from Triticum aestivum cultivar Chinese Spring chromosome 3D, IWGSC CS RefSeq v2.1, whole genome shotgun sequence.
GGTTATCAGGGTGCAAACTTGCATGCCTACAGATACCATTTAAGAGAATGTTGTATGTAACTAGGTTCGGCTCTATCCCATGATCAATCATATCTTTTAGGAATTTCTGAGACATGTCACTTCGGTTTACCTTGCACCAGCCATAAATTAGGATAGTGTACATCTTTTCATTTGGTTCatatttgtattttcttttattgaATATCTCCACAGCAACCTGCAATGGCGACATAAATGGCGGTGGGCACATTAGAGAATTATTATCAGACCCTCCAAACGATGCACATAAAGTAGACTACAACTGTGTGACAGCTGATTAATGCAATTCAAACACTTGTTGGGCAAATAGTATATCTATTTTAGATGAAATAGAGAAACTTTTTAGTTAACAGTTTCTATTTCGTCTAAAAATATCTCTACAACATTCTACACATACCTTATTTGACTATCAAACTGAAGTAAGAACTTCCAGCCAAACCATAAGCATTAGGATGCAGGAACTTAGTAAAGTTGATCTATTCTGGCATCACATAAGttacatgtccaagaaatccaaaaTACTTCTCTACTGGCTACTGAAGCTACAGATACAAAACATTTACGAGGACATGAGGGCAAACCACTTCATTGGCACCATATTCCCAGACAAACAAACAAAAATCAGttcaacattcacaggaagatatCCAAATGAGACTAAAGCCAAAAACGACAATCCCATTCATCTAAGTCCCAGAATCCAAGCATTAAAAACATATGCGGATGGAAACTCCAAATCCATTGCTCAGCATAGTCTTTGTACACGCGGAAATGCCCAAGATCAAATATCTGGAGTAGAAATCTTACTTTTATAATGCTCATAAAAAACCTAGAAATGCATGATCAACCAAGGAAGCAATTTAAGCACTTGATCCTTTCTGCCATCTTGCAGGCATGATCTAATTGTCATGCCAGGTATTTCATCAACCTGACATGATAATGCTTCTGCTGAAATCCTGATCAACAAGCTTGCCTCTATATATTAATTTCTTCAAATTAGTAGTTTTTCCTTTCCAGAAAATGAACTGCGATACTGTGGTTGCTCTCTGAAGGATTGTCCACAGAGATACTAAAATTCAGGTTTCAGTTTCTTGTAGATCTTTATCACCACGGGTAATTAGACTCGCAAGAAGCTGAAACTGAAGCTTATGTCGTCTAGTACTTACAAATTGCACACCAGAAACTGCACAGAATAAGAAGCAAATCCATGACCGACCCATTTCATACACAataacaaaaaaaacagaaacaatgCAGATTGAATCGGCCTAATTGCAACTGCACCAATTCACTACTATGAAACGTCTCATCAAACTACAAACAATGTTCACTCTGAACCTACCAAACTGCAGACCACAAAAACAAATCACAATGCGCGGCCAAGAGTTTCATGCTGCACTACAAACAGCTTAAGGGGCAGCATATTCATATATTTATAGACATAGAAAGGCAACACAATCTTCACTTGAATGCATTCTCATCGCAAGCTCACACTTGTAACTTGAAACAAATCAATGAAAATCGCCCTTCATTATAAGTTCATAACAGACATTTGGATATAGATTAAGAGGCTACAAGCTACACCAGGCATAGCACAAAAACCAGAAATACAGTGTTGACTGACCTTACACTAGACTAGTCCAGCTCAAGAATGACGTAAATGTACAGGTCTACAACAGACCCAATCATGCGCAATCAAATCAAGAAAATTAACACTTAAGCATCCAGACCACGAACCTTGGGATACTTGTACTTGCAGAGCGTGTCGAGAAGAGTGGTGAACTCCTGCGCATCGGGCTCTCTCCCTAGGAAAGCCTCCATGTCGTCGAACGCGCGCACCGCCTGCCTGGTCAATCCCGCGGCGACGTACCTCCTGGCGAGCACCGCGAACGTGCGGGGCGTGGCGGCGCCGTCCGCCGCGGCCTCGACGACGAGCCGCCACGCGGCGTCGAACTGGTGCGCCCGGCCGAGGGCGTCGACGACGGCGTCGTAGGCGTCGGCGTTCGGCGGGGAGGAGACGGACGGGTGGAGGCGGACGGCGTTGAGGAGTGAGAGCGCGAGCTTGGACGCgccgcggaggcggaggaggatctgcACGAGGAGCTCCTGGGAGAGGGAGACGCCCCCGCCGGAGAGGAGCTGGAGGGGCGACTCGGACGGGTGGAAGGGGTTGTGGTGCGCGAGGAGCAGGCGCGCGAGCTCGTCGGCGGTGGGCGACGGAGTGACGGCAGGCAGAGCGAGGAGGTGGGTTAGGGAGGGGGCCACATCTGCGGTTCCCGTGCATAGGAGGCGGCGGGTGGCTGCCATGGCGTTGGCGGCGGCCGCGAGCGAGCGCAGcatggtgggcggcggcggcggcctgcgggTATTGTGGTGTACTAGAGGCAGAAGCCCAAGCCCAAAAGTCCAAAACGAACCACCTTGCAAACTAAAAACCTGTCTCACCCCTAAAAAAAACCTGTCTCTTgtctaaaaaaacaaaacaaaaaacaaactaAAACCCTGtctcattctttttttttcttaggGAAATGGCCTTGGGCgaacttttttttttttgcgagaaaacttccgatctattcaccttcaatcatggtagtacaacgaacaccagaaataataaaaattacatccagatctgtagaccatctagcgacgactacaagcaccgaagcgagccatCATAAAAAAACTAAGCATCAACATTCATCCTGTAACTGCTAAGGTTTAGTTTGGTCCATAATATTTATTATGTGGTTGTGACAAACCCGAAGCTGCTGAAAAATTGAAGCAATCAAATTGATAGCCAACGCCGTTCTCACCGGGGATGCCACTGCATTACCTTTTACTACCTCCCTTCTTTGCCACCATATGTATCAAGCACCAACGACAATCGTTTCTGCAAAACCGAGCTGAGAAAGGATCGGTCTCTGGACATGTTTACGCCGCAGCAGCTCTTCCAGCACCACACTTCCCAATTGGGCAACTGACGAAGCCTCCTTTGTTAATTCTGATAGTCCCAGCTCTCGCCAAAAATACTTAGCTCTTTGACAAGAAAATATCATGTGCCTTACATCTTCTGCCCCATTGTTACACAAAGGACACTGCAATGACATCTTGATATGTCTATGGGCCAACGCTGCACGAACAAGAACAGTACCTTGCAAAGCTTTCCAAGCAAAGATTTTGACCTTACTAGGCCTCTTTAATTTCCGTAAATTTCCCATACTGGATTAGTTGTTGATGCTCCTTAGGCATCGCTCATCCTATTTCATTCCTTCATACATCAAAGTAGAGTGAAATGGCTTGTTAGTCCATGAACTTAAATAAAATGCACGCATTAATCTATTGACTAAAAAACCACACATTTTACCAAATAAGCTAGTTCAAGTAATACACTTTAATCCAAAAGCGATTTAAGATAGAaaatgaagaaaatatgccctagaggcaataataaagttgttattttatatttttcttataccatgataaatgcttattattcatgctagaattgtattaaccggaaacttaataaatgtgtggatagatagacaaaacaccgtgtccctagtaagcctctactagactagctcgttaatcaaagatggttaagtttcctaaccatagacatgtgttgtcatttgatgaacgagatcacatcattagaaaaatgatgtgatggacaagacccattcgttagcttatcattatgatcgttcagttttattgctattgctttcttcatgtcaaatacatattccttcgactaagagattatgcaactcccggataccggaggaatgctttgtgtgctatcaaacgtaacaacgtaactgagtgattataaagatgaaggaaatatgccctagaggcaataataaagttgttatttatatttctttatatcatgataaatatctattattcatactagaattatattaaccggaaacttgatacatgtgtggatacatagacaaaacatagtatccctagtaagtctctactagactagctcattaatcaaagatggttaagtttcctaatcatagacatgcactggtgcacgtcggtcctaaacaaactgGTTTTAACCCATTTCCGCGACGgcgaaccgtcgccaagtgagtgtgtgcgatagggggtccttcccacacgacccagaaatcgtcggggatatggaacagtgatccagaggccttccaaaatgtaatcgtgtgcgatgcaacacacacgaaattctttcgcacgtgtggtatcggtgattaagcgtttctaatgacgcagtgaaaccatacggtctgtcgtaacgaaccgtttgggaaacagtatgtaaggcacacgggccaacatatgaactgtgtgcgatttgtgccctatcgcacacgagttttctgcgtaacctgTCTGCCATGCTAGACacacgttttccaacaattaccgtctgcgataatgttctatcacaaacggttcaggagccccttcgcacacatacaagtgctgcataccgtttgtgatttgttaggtatcaccgacggttgccgcaagagtgacgtgtgcttttcgtttgggatcccacacgtttcctgaaaaaaatacgactgggattgtattttgcattgggcacagtttactcccagttctcgtgtgcgataacgcgatatcacaaacggttccggagaacctatgcacacgtagtagcgctgcaaatcgtttgcgatctgctgtgtatcaccgacggttctgcTACGATTGACGTATGCCGATGTggatcgctgatacgtctccgtcgtatctataatttttgattgttccatgccaatattctacaacttttacatacttttggcaactttttatactatttttgggactaacatattgatccagtgcccagtgccctttcctatttgttgcatgttttttgtttcacagaaaatccatatcaaacggagtccaaatgggataaaaactgacggagattttttttggaatatatgtgaattttgggaagtggaatcaacgcgagacgatgcccgaggggcccacgagggtgaggggcgcgctccagggggtcaggcgcgccctgggccctcgtggccactccgtaaggcggtcggtgcccttctttcgccgcaagaaagctaatatccggataaaaatcgtgtccaaatttcaacccaatcggagttacggatctccgggaatataagaaacggtgaagggccagaatctggagcgcagaaacagagagagtcagagagacagatccaatctcagaggggctctcgcccctccgccgccatggaggccaaggaccagaggggaaacccttctcccatctagggagaaggtcaaggaagaagaagaaggaggggggccctctccccctctcttccggtggcgccggaacgccgccggggccatcatcatcaccgtaatCTACACCAACACgttcgtcatcttcaccaacatcttcatcaccttcccccatctacctacagcggtccactctcccgcaacccggtgtaccctctacttgaacatgatgcttcatattattatccaatgatgtgttgccatcctatgatgtccgagtagatttttgttgtcctatcggtaattggtgaattgctatgattggtttaatttgttgttctttggtgcccatcatatgagcgcgcgtgtggatcacaccataggtttagttgtatgttgataggactatgtattggagggcaagagtg
Coding sequences within:
- the LOC123080026 gene encoding pentatricopeptide repeat-containing protein At2g13420, mitochondrial isoform X2; the protein is MLRSLAAAANAMAATRRLLCTGTADVAPSLTHLLALPAVTPSPTADELARLLLAHHNPFHPSESPLQLLSGGGVSLSQELLVQILLRLRGASKLALSLLNAVRLHPSVSSPPNADAYDAVVDALGRAHQFDAAWRLVVEAAADGAATPRTFAVLARRYVAAGLTRQAVRAFDDMEAFLGREPDAQEFTTLLDTLCKYKYPKVAVEIFNKRKYKYEPNEKMYTILIYGWCKACKFAP
- the LOC123080026 gene encoding pentatricopeptide repeat-containing protein At2g13420, mitochondrial isoform X1, producing the protein MLRSLAAAANAMAATRRLLCTGTADVAPSLTHLLALPAVTPSPTADELARLLLAHHNPFHPSESPLQLLSGGGVSLSQELLVQILLRLRGASKLALSLLNAVRLHPSVSSPPNADAYDAVVDALGRAHQFDAAWRLVVEAAADGAATPRTFAVLARRYVAAGLTRQAVRAFDDMEAFLGREPDAQEFTTLLDTLCKYKYPKVAVEIFNKRKYKYEPNEKMYTILIYGWCKVNRSDMSQKFLKDMIDHGIEPNLVTYNILLNGICRHASLHPDNRFDRTVNAAENLLKEMSDRGIEPDVTSYSIILHVYSRAHKAELCLCMFRSMKDRGICPTVATYTSVIKCLASCGRLEDAEKLLGEMVSEGVCPSPATYNCFFKEYRGRKDVSGALELYNKMKAPCSPTAPDIHSYNILLGMFIKLDRHETVMELWNDMCESTVGPDLDSYTLLIHGFCVKEKWKEACQFFMEMIEKGFLPQKITFETLYRGLIQADMLRTWRRLKKRVDEESAKFGDEYKSYHIKPYKR